The following coding sequences lie in one Cryptococcus gattii WM276 chromosome L, complete sequence genomic window:
- a CDS encoding Hypothetical protein (Similar to SGTC gene model, INSD accession EAL17649.1; CNBL1640) produces the protein MSGIRPKRLSIASSLVKRSSMMMIGESGGGGSGDEHVGLKRKDDGLNKTVAALRSRVLELENSIDHCTNPEVEKLTKEVSTLEDLLEETQRDNEAKHAENERQKQYVKDLENLLTELAGPLWHLSSKRAASKLHHRSSSTLNLAALGMTLPKTGLQAVKEVGEGGNNTPTGALQRLCGNSSTDLKGIEQDTRKAKKKLVGMVLVKTPNPHNDLALVEERTSSGTALKSCNIDYEKLNQVLDILSTFDPRKLSVFNAGPCTEPQQCDERAERMRRQERAMLQRMFDEQEKRLSEREARLKSMVEMVRAEESKYDRRTG, from the exons ATGTCAGGGATTAGACCGAAAAGGCTATCGATTGCTTCAAGTTTGGTGAAGAGGAGTTcaatgatgatgataggAGAATCTGGTGGCGGTGGGTCTGGAGACGAG CATGTTGGattgaaaaggaaggatGATGGGCTGAATAAGACAGTAGCGGCA TTACGTAGTCGTGTATTGGAGCTGGAGAATTCTATAGACCATTGCACAAACCCCGAGGTTGAGAAACTGACAAAGGAAGTTTCTACTCTGGAAGATCTGTTAGAGGAGACGCAGCG agatAATGAAGCAAAACACGCCGAGAATGAGAGACAAAAACAATATGTCAAG GATTTGGAGAACCTCTTGACTGAACTTGCTGGGCCACTTTG GCATCTTTCCAGCAAACGTGCGGCTAGCAAATTGCATCACCGTTCAAGCTCCACTTTGAATCTAGCCGCATTGGGCATGACTCTGCCGAAAACGGGGTTACAAGCTGTAAAAGAAGTCGGGGAAGGAGGTAATAATACACCCACTGGAGCTTTGCAGAGACTGTGTGGAAATTCATCTACAGATTTGAAGGGGATAGAACAGGACACGAGGAAGGCGAAAAAGAAGCTGGTGGGTATGGTGTTGGTCAAAACACCCAATCCACATAATGATTTAGCGCTGGTTGAAGAGCGTACTTCGTCGGGAACAGCACTCAAGTCGTGCAATATTGACTATGAAAAGCTGAACCAGGTACTCGATATCCTTTCGACATTTGACCCCAGAAAACTGTCAGTTTTTAATGCCGGTCCCTGTACAGAACCTCAGCAGTGCGATGAGAGGGCAGAAAGAATGCGAAGgcaagaaagagctatGCTTCAGCGCATGTTCGATGAACaggagaagaggttgaGTGAGCGAGAAGCGCGTTTGAAGTCGATGGTGGAGATGGTGCGAGCAGAAGAAAGTAAATATGATCGTAGAACCGGTTAG